In a single window of the Coffea eugenioides isolate CCC68of chromosome 3, Ceug_1.0, whole genome shotgun sequence genome:
- the LOC113765120 gene encoding uncharacterized protein At4g13200, chloroplastic, which translates to MSRGFIASPPPPSVVVSPPRIPSKTLQRCGTYQSWSYSSKSVHSLFFWDLKLSKSGSEKPSRISFLRCNSSTGPGGPPGPGDNDSKTILDAFFLGKALAESVNERIESAVGEFLSAVGRLQAEQQKQVQDFQEEVLERAKKAKERAAREAMEAQGIIPKSTSTNIPPVTNGVASEITQSAVNSVTPADKTVQSNTSPRPTNDDPVLGATNED; encoded by the exons ATGAGCAGGGGATTCATAGCTTCCCCACCACCACCATCAGTGGTGGTATCGCCACCTCGTATTCCATCGAAGACCCTCCAACGATGTGGCACTTACCAATCATGGAGTTACTCATCTAAATCTGTTCATTCCCTCTTCTTCTGGGATCTCAAGCTTAGTAAAAGCGGGTCAGAAAAGCCTTCAAGAATCAGCTTCTTGAGATGCAACAGTAGCACTGGCCCTGGTGGTCCTCCTGGTCCAG GTGATAATGACAGCAAAACCATCCTTGATGCATTTTTCCTTGGGAAGGCTCTAGCAGAGTCAGTTAATGAGCGTATAGAGTCTGCTGTTGGTGAATTTCTGAGTGCCGTTGGCAGATTGCAAGCGGAGCAACAAAAGCAGGTTCAGGACTTCCAG GAGGAAGTATTAGAAAGAGCTAAAAAGGCCAAAGAGAGAGCTGCGCGTGAGGCTATGGAAGCACAAGGAATTATTCCCAAATCGACATCAACAAATATACCACCAGTAACTAATGGTGTTGCTTCAGAAATCACACAATCTGCTGTCAATTCTGTAACTCCTGCAGACAAAACTGTGCAATCAAATACAAGTCCGCGACCAACAAACGATGATCCTGTTTTAGGGGCAACAAATGAGGACTGA
- the LOC113766453 gene encoding probable peroxidase 61, translated as MERGGALLFSLLALAMSLHIGYLRAAVTLPPEDRPLTRHFYKKLNTCANVEAFVKHQVTLFWNQDKSITAKLFKLLYADCMVNGCDGSILLDGRYAEKNAPQNSGLGERIFEIIDKIKTVLEIRCPGAVSCADILNLAARDAAHLAGAPSYPVFLGRRDGLESNAAWVDYPSPSSSWDTAVTYANSKGLDEQDLVTLLGAHTMGRTHCQFIRDRLYNFKNTGKPDPRMKKSLLKDLRQQCPPNTPKGKEDPLVYLNPENGPGYKFTNSYYKRVESYQAVLGVDQQVLWGNHSLVDAYAKYFEQFRREFALSISRMGGLRVLTGKKGEIRRNCRFTNGNNPSIK; from the exons ATGGAGAGAGGTGGGGCTTTGCTCTTCTCTCTTCTAGCTCTAGCAATGAGCTTGCACATCGGATATTTGCGCGCCGCCGTGACACTACCACCGGAGGACCGTCCGCTAACTCGCCATTTTTATAAGAAACTGAATACGTGTGCGAATGTGGAGGCATTTGTGAAGCACCAGGTGACTTTGTTCTGGAATCAAGATAAGAGCATCACTGCTAAGCTTTTCAAATTGCTCTATGCAGACTGCATGGTCAAT GGTTGTGATGGTTCAATTCTCCTAGATGGTCGATATGCAGAGAAAAATGCACCGCAGAATTCAGGGCTTGGAGAAAGAATATTCGAAATCATTGACAAAATTAAGACTGTCCTCGAGATCCGATGTCCTGGAGCTGTCTCTTGTGCTGACATCCTTAACCTTGCTGCTAGGGATGCTGCTCATCTG GCAGGTGCACCTTCGTATCCTGTGTTCTTGGGGAGAAGGGATGGACTAGAATCAAATGCTGCTTGGGTAGACTACCCCTCACCTTCAAGTTCCTGGGACACAGCGGTGACATATGCCAATTCTAAAGGTTTGGATGAGCAAGACTTGGTTACACTCTTAG GGGCACATACAATGGGAAGAACACATTGCCAGTTCATCAGGGATCGCCTTTACAATTTCAAGAACACAGGTAAACCAGACCCCAGAATGAAGAAATCTTTACTGAAAGATCTGAGACAGCAATGCCCTCCCAATACACCAAAAGGGAAAGAAGATCCTCTTGTCTATTTAAACCCTGAAAATGGCCCGGGATACAAGTTTACTAACAGCTACTACAAAAGGGTAGAGTCCTATCAAGCTGTTCTTGGAGTTGATCAGCAGGTATTGTGGGGTAACCACTCGCTGGTTGATGCATATGCAAAATATTTCGAGCAATTCCGCAGAGAATTTGCTTTGTCAATAAGCAGAATGGGAGGCCTTAGAGTTTTGACTGGGAAGAAGGGGGAAATACGGCGGAATTGCCGtttcacaaatggaaataatcCTAGCATCAAGTAG
- the LOC113764674 gene encoding chitinase 2-like — protein sequence MDFSKVLISLFALQVTINLFSIQAVSAARSNLFREYIGAEFKNVKFSDVPIHSNVDFHFILSFAIDYDTSSSPSPTDGNFNVFWDTDNLSPDAVSAIKSQHPNVKVALSLGGDSIGDGQSVYFQPSSVDSWVSNAVSSLTKIIQQYNLDGIDIDYEHFHADPDTFSQCIGKLISTLKKNGVISFASIAPFDEDDVQSHYQALWNSHGQLIDLVNFQFYAYDQGTTVDQFVDYFSQQRSNYDGGKILASFISDGSGGLSPQDGFFTACTRLKSQGQLGGIFVWSADDSKAEGFRYEKQSQALLAIPH from the coding sequence ATGGATTTCTCCAAAGTTCTGATTAGTCTTTTTGCTCTTCAAGTTACGATCAATTTGTTCTCAATCCAAGCTGTTTCAGCAGCACGATCAAATCTTTTCCGAGAATACATTGGGGCAGAGTTCAAGAATGTCAAATTCTCAGACGTGCCAATTCACTCCAATGTCGATTTCCACTTCATCCTATCATTCGCTATCGATTATGATACCTCATCTTCTCCCTCGCCAACAGATGGAAACTTCAACGTGTTCTGGGACACGGATAATCTCAGCCCTGATGCTGTCTCAGCGATCAAAAGTCAGCATCCAAACGTGAAAGTAGCTCTAAGCTTAGGAGGTGATAGTATAGGAGATGGTCAGTCTGTTTATTTCCAGCCTTCTTCAGTTGACTCATGGGTTTCCAATGCTGTCTCCTCTCTTACAAAAATCATCCAACAATACAATCTGGATGGCATCGACATTGACTACGAGCATTTCCATGCAGATCCTGACACTTTTTCTCAATGCATTGGTAAACTTATATCGACTCTCAAGAAAAATGGGGTGATCTCTTTCGCATCAATTGCCCCTtttgatgaagatgatgttCAAAGCCATTATCAAGCTCTCTGGAATAGCCATGGCCAACTTATTGACTTAGTCAATTTCCAGTTTTATGCCTATGATCAGGGGACTACTGTTGATCAGTTCGTGGACTATTTTTCTCAGCAAAGAAGCAATTATGATGGTGGGAAAATCTTGGCCAGTTTCATCAGTGATGGAAGTGGTGGATTATCACCACAAGATGGATTTTTTACAGCTTGTACTAGGCTCAAGAGTCAGGGACAACTTGGTGGGATCTTTGTTTGGTCTGCTGATGATTCTAAGGCAGAAGGTTTTCGGTACGAGAAGCAATCACAAGCACTTCTAGCAATCCCTCATTAA